The genomic interval GGAGCTCACCGACGAAGGCCGCGAGAAGTGGCTGGCGGCGATGCGCCTCGCCACGGTCTTCGAGGAGGACCTGCTCCAGGACCTGTCCGCGGAGGAGCGCAACACCCTTGGGGACGTCCTCACCCGGCTCCTGCGTAGGGTGGAACACGCACAGCCGGACGCCGGCGGGCGACTGAGCGACCTCGACTGAAAAGATCTTGACAGAGGGTGCTTGACAGCCATCTGCCGGATCCGTAGAGTTCTTCGGGTTGCCGCGGGGCCGTAACGGTTCTGCGGTAGCACCTCCGCCGCGAGAGCGGCCACTCAAACCATCAGAACGATCTCCCAGCCGGGATGAATTCGGTGTGCCCGAATTCAATTCGATTTGGGTGCGGCTCCTCGATTTGGGACCGCAGCGAGAGTCCGCTAAGGTTTGAGACGTCGGAACGGCCCAACGGCCGGGAAGACAAGCCCCGCTGACTGGGAATCAGGCCCGAAAGGATCTGATAGAGTCGGAACCGCCGGAAAGGGAAACGCGAGAGCGGGAACCTGGAAAGCACCGAGGAAATCGGAACCGGAAACGGTCTGATAGAGTCGGAAACGCAAGACCGAAGGGAAACTGCCCGGAGGAAAGCCCGAGAGGGTGAGTACAAAGGAAGCGTCCGTTCCTTGAGAACTCAACAGCGTGCCAAAAATCAACGCCAGATATGTTGATACCCCGTCCATCGGACTTGTTCCGGTGGCGAGGTTCCTTTGAAATAAACACAGCGAGGACGCTGTGAACGACCGCCTTATTCCGGTGGTTGTTCCGCTCTCGTGTGTGTGCACCCGATTACGGGTAAACATTCACGGAGAGTTTGATCCTGGCTCAGGACGAACGCTGGCGGCGTGCTTAACACATGCAAGTCGAACGATGAACCACTTCGGTGGGGATTAGTGGCGAACGGGTGAGTAACACGTGGGCAATCTGCCCTTCACTCTGGGACAAGCCCTGGAAACGGGGTCTAATACCGGATACCACTCGCACGGGCATCTGTGCGGGTTGAAAGCTCCGGCGGTGAAGGATGAGCCCGCGGCCTATCAGCTTGTTGGTGAGGTAATGGCTCACCAAGGCGACGACGGGTAGCCGGCCTGAGAGGGCGACCGGCCACACTGGGACTGAGACACGGCCCAGACTCCTACGGGAGGCAGCAGTGGGGAATATTGCACAATGGGCGAAAGCCTGATGCAGCGACGCCGCGTGAGGGATGACGGCCTTCGGGTTGTAAACCTCTTTCAGCAGGGAAGAAGCGAAAGTGACGGTACCTGCAGAAGAAGCGCCGGCTAACTACGTGCCAGCAGCCGCGGTAATACGTAGGGCGCAAGCGTTGTCCGGAATTATTGGGCGTAAAGAGCTCGTAGGCGGCTTGTCACGTCGGGTGTGAAAGCCCGGGGCTTAACCCCGGGTCTGCATTCGATACGGGCTAGCTAGAGTGTGGTAGGGGAGATCGGAATTCCTGGTGTAGCGGTGAAATGCGCAGATATCAGGAGGAACACCGGTGGCGAAGGCGGATCTCTGGGCCATTACTGACGCTGAGGAGCGAAAGCGTGGGGAGCGAACAGGATTAGATACCCTGGTAGTCCACGCCGTAAACGGTGGGAACTAGGTGTTGGCGACATTCCACGTCGTCGGTGCCGCAGCTAACGCATTAAGTTCCCCGCCTGGGGAGTACGGCCGCAAGGCTAAAACTCAAAGGAATTGACGGGGGCCCGCACAAGCAGCGGAGCATGTGGCTTAATTCGACGCAACGCGAAGAACCTTACCAAGGCTTGACATACACCGGAAAGCATCAGAGATGGTGCCCCCCTTGTGGTCGGTGTACAGGTGGTGCATGGCTGTCGTCAGCTCGTGTCGTGAGATGTTGGGTTAAGTCCCGCAACGAGCGCAACCCTTGTCCTGTGTTGCCAGCATGCCCTTCGGGGTGATGGGGACTCACAGGAGACCGCCGGGGTCAACTCGGAGGAAGGTGGGGACGACGTCAAGTCATCATGCCCCTTATGTCTTGGGCTGCACACGTGCTACAATGGCAGGTACAATGAGCTGCGATACCGTGAGGTGGAGCGAATCTCAAAAAGCCTGTCTCAGTTCGGATTGGGGTCTGCAACTCGACCCCATGAAGTCGGAGTTGCTAGTAATCGCAGATCAGCATTGCTGCGGTGAATACGTTCCCGGGCCTTGTACACACCGCCCGTCACGTCACGAAAGTCGGTAACACCCGAAGCCGGTGGCCCAACCCCCTTGTGGGGAGGGAGCTGTCGAAGGTGGGACTGGCGATTGGGACGAAGTCGTAACAAGGTAGCCGTACCGGAAGGTGCGGCTGGATCACCTCCTTTCTAAGGAGCACTTCTTACCGATCCCTTCGGGGTGAGGTCAGAGGCCACTACGCAGGCAAACGTTCTGCGGTGGTTGCTCATGGGTGGAACGTTGATTATTCGGCACTTTCAGTCATCTCGGGCTGCCAGTACTGCTCTTCGGAGCGTGGAAAGCTGATCACGAGTGGCGAGGGTGTCGGGCACGCTGTTGGGTGTCTGAGGGAATGAACCCCCTCTGATACCGGCCCCGGTAAAGCATCGCGTAAGTGGTGTGTGACGGGTGGCTGGTCGTTGTTTGAGAACTGCACAGTGGACGCGAGCATCTGTGGCCAAGTTTTTAAGGGCGCACGGTGGATGCCTTGGCACCAGGAACCGATGAAGGACGTGGGAGGCCACGATAGTCCCCGGGGAGTCGTCAACCAGGCTTTGATCCGGGGGTTTCCGAATGGGGAAACCCGGCAGTCGTCATGGGCTGTCACCCATACCTGAACACATAGGGTATGTGGAGGGAACGCGGGGAAGTGAAACATCTCAGTACCCGCAGGAAGAGAAAACAACCGTGATTCCGGGAGTAGTGGCGAGCGAAACCGGATGAGGCCAAACCGTATGCGTGTGAGACCCGGCAGGGGTTGCGCATGCGGGGTTGTGGGATCTCTCTTTCACAGTCTGCCGGCTGTGAGACGAGTCAGAAACCGTTGATGTAGGCGAAGGACATGCGAAAGGTCCGGCGTAGAGGGTAAGACCCCCGTAGTCGAAACATCAGCGGCTCGTTTGAGAGACACCCAAGTAGCACGGGGCCCGAGAAATCCCGTGTGAATCTGGCGGGACCACCCGCTAAGCCTAAATATTCCCTGGTGACCGATAGCGGATAGTACCGTGAGGGAATGGTGAAAAGTACCGCGGGAGCGGAGTGAAATAGTACCTGAAACCGTGTGCCTACAAGCCGTGGGAGCGTCGGGCAAGCACTTGTGCTTGCCTCGTGACTGCGTGCCTTTTGAAGAATGAGCCTGCGAGTTTGCGGTGTGTTGCGAGGTTAATCCGGGTGGGGTAGCCGTAGCGAAAGCGAGTCCTAATAGGGCGTTTGAGTAGCACGCTCAAGACCCGAAGCGGAGTGATCTAGCCATGGGCAGGTTGAAGCGGAGGTAAGACTTCGTGGAGGACCGAACCCACCAGGGTTGAAAACCTGGGGGATGACCTGTGGTTAGGGGTGAAAGGCCAATCAAACTCCGTGATAGCTGGTTCTCCCCGAAATGCATTTAGGTGCAGCGTCGTGTGTTTCTTGCCGGAGGTAGAGCACTGGATAGGCGATGGGCCCTACCGGGTTACTGACCTTAGCCAAACTCCGAATGCCGGTAAGTGAGAGCGCGGCAGTGAGACTGTGGGGGATAAGCTCCATGGTCGAGAGGGAAACAGCCCAGAGCATCGACTAAGGCCCCTAAGCGTACGCTAAGTGGGAAAGGATGTGGAGTCGCAGAGACAACCAGGAGGTTGGCTTAGAAGCAGCCACCCTTGAAAGAGTGCGTAATAGCTCACTGGTCTAGTGATTCCGCGCCGACAATGTAGCGGGGCTCAAGCGTACCGCCGAAGTCGTGTCATTGCAGCATGAGGGCCAACGCCCGCTGTGATGGGTAGGGGAGCGTCGTGTGCCGGGTGAAGCTGCAGCGGAAGCTAGTGGTGGACGGTTCACGAGTGAGAATGCAGGCATGAGTAGCGATACACACGTGGGAAACGTGTGCGCCGATTGACTAAGGGTTCCTGGGTCAAGCTGATCTGCCCAGGGTAAGTCGGGACCTAAGGCGAGGCCGACAGGCGTAGTCGATGGATAACCGGTTGATATTCCGGTACCCGCTGTGAAGCGTCAAACATCGAACCAGGCGATGCTAAGTCCGTGAAGCCGTTCCGGACCCTTCGGGGAAAGGAAAGTGGTGGAGCCGGCGAACCAGACTTGTAGTAGGTGAGTGATGGGGTGACGCAGGAAGGTAGTCCAGCCCGGGCGGTGGTTGTCCCGGGGTAAGGGTGTAGGCCGTGTGATAGGTAAATCCGTCGCACATAAGGCTGAGACCTGATGCCGAGCCGATTGTGGTGAAGTGGATGATCCTATGCTGTCGAGAAAAGCCTCTAGCGAGTTTCATGGCGGCCCGTACCCTAAACCGACTCAGGTGGTCAGGTAGAGAATACCGAGGCGTTCGGGTGAACTATGGTTAAGGAACTCGGCAAAATGCCCCCGTAACTTCGGGAGAAGGGGGGCCATCACTGGTGAGAGGACTTGCTCCTCGAGCTGGGGGTGGCCGCAGAGACCAGCGAGAAGCGACTGTTTACTAAAAACACAGGTCCGTGCGAAGCCGTAAGGCGATGTATACGGACTGACGCCTGCCCGGTGCTGGAACGTTAAGGGGACCGGTTAGTCACATTTCGGTGTGGCGAAGCTGAGAACTTAAGCGCCAGTAAACGGCGGTGGTAACTATAACCATCCTAAGGTAGCGAAATTCCTTGTCGGGTAAGTTCCGACCTGCACGAATGGCGTAACGACTTCTCGACTGTCTCAACCATAGGCCCGGTGAAATTGCACTACGAGTAAAGATGCTCGTTTCGCGCAGCAGGACGGAAAGACCCCGGGACCTTTACTACAGTTTGATATTGGTGTTCGGTTCGGCTTGTGTAGGATAGCTGGGAGACTGTGAAGCTTGGACGCCAGTTCAGGTGGAGTCGTCGTTGAAATACCAGTCTGGTCGTGCTGGATGTCTAACCTGGGTCCGTGATCCGGATCAGGGACAGTGTCTGATGGGTAGTTTAACTGGGGCGGTTGCCTCCTAAAGAGTAACGGAGGCGCCCAAAGGTTCCCTCAGCCTGGTTGGTAATCAGGTGTTGAGTGTAAGTGCACAAGGGAGCTTGACTGTGAGACCGACGGGTCGAGCAGGGACGAAAGTCGGGACTAGTGATCCGGCGGTGGCTTGTGGAAGCGCCGTCGCTCAACGGATAAAAGGTACCCCGGGGATAACAGGCTGATCTTCCCCAAGAGTCCATATCGACGGGATGGTTTGGCACCTCGATGTCGGCTCGTCGCATCCTGGGGCTGGAGTCGGTCCCAAGGGTTGGGCTGTTCGCCCATTAAAGCGGTACGCGAGCTGGGTTTAGAACGTCGTGAGACAGTTCGGTCCCTATCCGCTGTGCGCGTAGGAGTCTTGAGAAGGGCTGTCCCTAGTACGAGAGGACCGGGACGGACGAACCTCTGGTGTGCCAGTTGTCCTGCCAAGGGCATGGCTGGTTGGCTACGTTCGGGAGGGATAACCGCTGAAAGCATCTAAGCGGGAAGCCTGCTTCGAGATGAGGACTCCCACCCCCTTGAGGGGTTAAGGCTCCCAGTAGACGACTGGGTTGATAGGCCGGATCTGGAAGCCCAGTAATGGGTGGAGGTGACCGGTACTAATAGGCCGAGGGCTTGTCCTCAGTTGCTCGCGTCCACTGTGTTAGTTCTGAGGCAACGACTGTGTCTTTTTCCGGTCGAACTTCATAGTGTTTCGGTGGTCATAGCGTGAGGGAAACGCCCGGTTACATTCCGAACCCGGAAGCTAAGCCTTACAGCGCCGATGGTACTGCAGGGGGGACCCTGTGGGAGAGTAGGACACCGCCGAACAATTTTTAAGAAAACCCCCGTGCCATTCGGTACGGGGGTTTTTCTGTTTCACCAACTTCCGGCGGGTACTACTCTGGCCCGTATGAGTTACGTGATCCGGTCCGTCCGTCCTGATGAGTGGCCCGCCGCGAAGGAGTTGCGGCTTGCGGCACTCCAGGATCCGGTCGCGCCTCTCGCCTTCCTGGAGACCTACGAGGAGGCCGCGGCACGGCCCGACTCCTTCTGGCGGGAGCGGACGGCCAAGAGTGCCGAGGGCGCGGACGGGGCGCAGACGGTCATCGCGGAGGCGCCGGACGGGCGTTGGGTCGGCACGGTGACCGTGCTGCTGGAGGATCCCGGGACCATGGACTGGGCCGGGTTTCCGGTCGAGCGGAAGCAGGGGCATGTCGTCGGGGTGTTCGTGCGGCCCGAGGAGCGCGGGAACGGGCTCACCGATGTGCTGTTCGACGCCGCTGTGGAGTGGGCGTGGGCACACGGGGCCGAGCGGGTGCGACTGATCGTGCACGAGGACAACGGGCGGGCGCAGCGGTTCTACCGCAAGGCGGGATTCGAGCCCACGGGTGTCGTCGTGCCGCTGACGGCGGCTCCGGGGGAGTCCGAGCTGGAGTTCGCGCTGGAGCGCGTCTGACTCCGGTGCGGTCTGTCGGGGATCATCAGGCATTCGCCCCGATGACTGGAGCTTCGACCTGTGGGCTCTACGCCGGGAGGTCCGCGTCCGGCCAGCGGGTGCGGGCCTGTTCGCGGGACCGGAGGAGGGCCAGGGTCGGCAGGCCCCGGTCTGCTCCGGTGGCCAGGAGGTCTGGGAGTTGGGGGAGCGGGGCGACGGCGGCGATGTCGTCCAGGACGAGCGTGAGTGGTGGGTCGAGGCGACCGGAGGATGACCGTTCGGCCATGCGCCGGCCACGCTCGACCACGCTTGAGGTGAGGGCCGTCAGCAGGGGCATCGCGCCCGGGTGGGTCCTGGGGTCCTCGATGGATTCACCGACCACATAAAGCGTGCCCCCTTCGTCGACGAAGGAATCCAAGGCGAGGGCATCATTTCGGTTGGGAGTGCATGCCTCGCGGATGTTGACCGTGAAGAGTGCGGACAGCGCTCGGCTGGTCAACTCCTGCGCGATGTCACGGCGTTCGGGGTGCGCGGTGAGGGCGGCTTCGAGTTCGCCCGCGGAGCCGGGGGCCGCCTTGGGGTGGGTGCGGAGCGTTCTGACGGCGTCCTGGACCTGCGTGCCCTGGCACCAGCGGTGGACGTGGCGGATGGTGCGGGCCTCTATGGCCGCCGCGTGGAGGTAACTGCGCAGGAGCGTTTCGGCGGTGTCGGCCACGGCCTGGTCGATCTTGGCGGTGGGGCGGACGGGGGCGAGGAGGGCCTGGGCTCTCGCCTTGGCCGTCTCCTTGGTCTCGCAGCCTGTGGTGGGGGACCAGTGGAGGCGGGCCGGGGTGTCGCAGAGGTGGGTGGGGTCGTAGACGTGCACCGGACCGAGCTTGGCTCTGGCGTCCTTGGTGTCGGCCCAGACAGCGGGATTCGAGGTGACTACGAGGGCGGGGCCCTCCGCGTCTCGGATGGTCTGGGCGGCGGTGGTCTGGCGGGCTTCCCGGGGAGCGTAGAGGGTTGCGCCTGCGGAGCGTTGTGCTTCCCACTCGCCCACCCGTGCGCTGCTCGCCGTCGGCTGCTGCGGCTCGGCAAGGTACGGCTGTTCCAGTAGCGGCTGCGGAGCGCCGGGGAGGGGAGCCGTGGCCGGCAACGGCTGCGGCTCCAGCGCCGGTCTCGGGGCCGGTACCTCGCGGGCCGGTACCTCATGGACCGGCCTCGGTTCCGGACGCCGTTCACGGGCCGCCAGTTTCTCCGCTCGCGTCCTTGCGCGTACCGCCCTCCAGCGGGCCAGCGTCCCCATCACGAAGATCGTCAGGACGATGAGGATCAGCAACTGGCCGATGAACAGGCCCCAGACCAGGCCGTATCCGGCGAGTTGGCCGGCGGGGGTGTCGGGCCAGGCGCCGGGGATGTCCTCGGGGTGACCGATGAGATGGCGCATGGCCAGGGGGGTGCGGGTGAAGGTGACGCCCTGGGGCCAGTCGCCGTGGGTGAACAGGCCTGCGAGGCCCGTCGCCGACCAGACCAGCAGGGTCATGCCGAGGAGGAAGGCGAGTATGCCGACCAACAGCCCGTCCGGGACGCCTCCTTGGCCTCCCTGACCGCCCTGGTGGCGGTCGTCCGGTCTCACCACTGTCCGCCCCTCCTACGCCACCGTCGACTCGGAGTCGCCCATGTGCTGTTCCACGAAGGCCGCCGCCCGCTCCTCCGCCTCCAGTTCGGCGGCGCGCAGGGCGTCGTCGGTGAGGTCGCTGGAGGACTCCGTCATCGCGCGGTCCGTGAAGAC from Streptomyces sp. CC0208 carries:
- a CDS encoding GNAT family N-acetyltransferase, which produces MSYVIRSVRPDEWPAAKELRLAALQDPVAPLAFLETYEEAAARPDSFWRERTAKSAEGADGAQTVIAEAPDGRWVGTVTVLLEDPGTMDWAGFPVERKQGHVVGVFVRPEERGNGLTDVLFDAAVEWAWAHGAERVRLIVHEDNGRAQRFYRKAGFEPTGVVVPLTAAPGESELEFALERV
- a CDS encoding type IV secretory system conjugative DNA transfer family protein produces the protein MRPDDRHQGGQGGQGGVPDGLLVGILAFLLGMTLLVWSATGLAGLFTHGDWPQGVTFTRTPLAMRHLIGHPEDIPGAWPDTPAGQLAGYGLVWGLFIGQLLILIVLTIFVMGTLARWRAVRARTRAEKLAARERRPEPRPVHEVPAREVPAPRPALEPQPLPATAPLPGAPQPLLEQPYLAEPQQPTASSARVGEWEAQRSAGATLYAPREARQTTAAQTIRDAEGPALVVTSNPAVWADTKDARAKLGPVHVYDPTHLCDTPARLHWSPTTGCETKETAKARAQALLAPVRPTAKIDQAVADTAETLLRSYLHAAAIEARTIRHVHRWCQGTQVQDAVRTLRTHPKAAPGSAGELEAALTAHPERRDIAQELTSRALSALFTVNIREACTPNRNDALALDSFVDEGGTLYVVGESIEDPRTHPGAMPLLTALTSSVVERGRRMAERSSSGRLDPPLTLVLDDIAAVAPLPQLPDLLATGADRGLPTLALLRSREQARTRWPDADLPA